TTTAAAAAACTAATTATAAAACTTAATATAAGTTAACATAAAAGTAGCAGATGCCGTAAATGCACAGAGTACCGAGATTATGTCACAATCAAAAGGAGATAGTTTAAGCTCAAAGTGAGAAACAAGAATATGAATTCACCTATTCAAGCAGTACAAGCACCCTATCGAGGTGATGCTTATTATCGTACTCCTCCCCCCGATTTACCTTCCTTATTATTGAAGGAAAGAATCGTTTACTTGGGTTTGCCCCTTGTCTCCCCTGATGAATATAAAGATCAAATTGGGATTGATGTTACGGAGTTAATTATTGCTCAATTGTTATTTTTGCAATTTGATGATCCTGATAAACCCATTTATCTATATATTAATTCTACAGGAACATCATGGTATGGTGGAGAATCCATCGGCTTTGAAACCGAGGCTTTTGCTATTTGTGACACCATTAACTATATTAAACCCCCTGTTCATACTATCTGTTTGGGTCAAGCCATGGGAACGGCGGCAATGATTTTAGCCTCTGGCACCAAAGGATGTCGGGCGAGTCTACCCAATGCTACCATTATTTTACACCAGTCTCGCCAAGGCGCCCAAGGTCAGGCTACTGATATTCAGATTAGGGCGAGGGAGGTAATTGTTAATAAAAAAGCCATGATGAATATTTTGGCAGAAAAAACAGGGCAACCCGTGGAGAAAATCGAAAAAGATACTGATCGTATGTTCTATATGAACCCTCAACAGGCAAAAGAGTATGGTTTAATCGATCGCATCTTAGAAAGTAGTAAAGAGTTACCATCTCCTGCCCTAACTACCATTTAAGCATCAAATTAAGGGGCGATCGTCTTCTAGGGGAATAAAAACCGCTTAAGCCCTGTAGGATTATAGATCCAGATAGCCCCTAAACCAATAACAATAGACTAGAATAATAAATAAGATTAAGAGGAAAAAATATGCCCATTGGAGTACCTAGAGTTCCCTATCAAATGCCCGGACAACCTTACAGCGACTGGGTAAATATATATGATCGCCTTTATCGTGAGCGTATTATTTTCCTTGGTAGAGGCGTAAACGATAGTTTAGCAAACCAAATTATCGCCGTCATGTTGTATCTTGACTCCGAAGACAACAACAAACCTATCTATTTATACATAAATTCCCCCGGTGGTTCAGTCACCGCAGGTATGGCAATTTATGACACCATGCAACATATCAAATCAGAAGTGGTCACCATCTGTGTCGGTTTAGCCGCCTCCATGGGAGCATTTTTACTCGCCGCAGGTACCAAAGGAAAAAGACTCGCCCTCCCCCACTCGAGAATCATGATTCACCAACCCCTAGGAGGTATTCAAGGGCGCCGTCAAGCCACCGACATCGAAATTGAAGCAAAGGAAATCCTACGCATCAAAAATGACCTTAACCGTATTATGGCATTCCATACAGGTCAAACTATCGAAAAAATCGAAAAAGATACTGATAGAGACTACTTCATGTCTGCACAAGAAGCCCTAGAATACGGCTTGATTGACAAAGTCATCGAAGAAAGAACCTAAACCCCAGTACATTTGTACATTGACAAATTCCCAAAGCATCAATTACACTAAGGTTGTGTGGGGAGAGAATAAGATGGAGAATCGAGACGAAACAAGGTAAGTCGCCGATTCTCTTTCTCCTTTTTTAGGCAAAAAAAAATCCCCCAAAATATTTGGGAGACATTTGCCAAACGAAAAATCCTGATTAATTGCTGGTTTGAGAAGCGAACATTTCTTTCAACTTGCTTAACTCATCAGCCCAACGAGGATCAGGTTGTGCAGAATCCGCCGCAGAAAAAGATCTGGAGGTAGATTTAGAAGAACCTTTACGAGTCTTTTTACCTTTTTTACGTTTGCTAGGTTTTTCGGTGGTTTTACCGCCTTCGGCAGTAGCTTCATCCCCAGTGGTAACTTCACCGTTTTCCTTATCGCTTTTGTTACGAGGTAAAGCCTTCTCGATGAATAAAGTAAAATCATTACCTTCCTCATCTTTGAAAGGTTCACCGTTGTAGATTAAAGTTTGATCATTATATTTACTGATAAACTCTTCAGCGGCTTCATCACTAGGTACAGTTACGAAACCAAATCCACGACACTCATTTTTTTTGCGCTCTTTGATTAGTTTTGTGGTGAAAGGAGTTTCAAACTCACTAAACATTTTTTCTAAACTTTCTTTTTCTAATTCTGCTTTAGGTAGTTTTACATAAAGACGTACAGACATTTTATTTCCTCCAAATATTGGCTATTTACTAAAATTTTCTAACTATATAATTATCACCACAGAAAAACCTCAACCCAGACAACAAAAAAGTTAGTAGGCTAAACCAAGCCACTAACTGCTTCTTATCAACTTTCATTTTATGATCGGCGGTGTATGCCTTTACAACCATTTTCTACTTTGATACCAATTTTAAATTGAAGAATCTTAAGGAAGTTTTGAATTTGAGTAAGGATAATCTGAGGTTTTGACTATTTTTTGCTACTTTAAAAACACGACTACAACTACCATAGTACCAGATTGGTAACAAAATGTTAAATCAAGATAAAAATTAAAGTAACTTGATTTCGATATAAAATTTTGGTTGAGATAGGGAACAGGGAATGGGCAATGGGGAATAGTATTTTTAATTTGGGGAATAGGTCATTGATATTTTCATCGAAAAAGCTGACGTATTTTAACCCATAATTCAGGGCGACTTTTAAATAAATGAAATAGATAAAAACTAATAATCACCACAAGGCAAATATTGCCTAAACTAATATAAGTGCCGACAATTTGATTGGTACTCCATCCTGCATAATCATTTAAAATATTTAAATCTCCTCCCGAGTCTCCCCTACCTCCCCACAATGTACCCCAAGGGATGCTATCTCTGCCGACGTTGATATTATGCCACTTGGTAAAACTACTAAAGAAGGTTATGGCACCGATGGCAACGGCACCGAAACGCCAAAAATCCCAGTAAAATTTTTCGGGTAAGCGCCAATAAAAGGCGATAATTAAGAGGGTGCTAAGGTAAAATTCCCCACCAATGCCACTAAATGCCATGAGGGTTACATAATCAGCATAGCTTGTCATCCAGGTAAGAATAAATTGTAAAATCATTAGGATGACGGCGACAATCATGGTGGAGTTTTTCTTTTCTTTCCACCCTGTATAAAAGGTTAATCCTAGTAAGAAAAGAATGCCAAAGTAAACAAAGTTGGATTTTTCAAGGGCGGTAATGGTAGCCCCAAAGGTAATCATTGCCCTATATCCTGAAAACCAAGCAACGGTGGCATGACCAAATTCATGCACCCACATCCCGATAAACCATGTTAGCACTTCGGCGGAACTAAAAGCCAGTGCGATCGCCCCTGCTATGGGTAATACATAAGTATTTAAAGTTTTTTCTCCTTCCTGCAAAAGAATATAGTCATTAGCATAAACTTGGTTATGCTTATCAGGGGTGAGGTTTATATCTTCCTGCCAAAAATGAGTTTTTACGGTTTTCAAAGCCGTTACCCTGACGAGGGTATGGTGTAAATTGTCTGCCCCTCTGAGATATTGATAAATCAGATGGAGAATAGTTGCCTTTTGACGAGGTTTACTACCCCTAATTTTTATCTCCAAATATTCCACCGTAGTATCCACTCGAATCATCAAAGCCATTCCCCGTAACGCCCTAGCGATACCGTTGGTAATTTCTTGCTCATAGGCTTTTTGTTCTTGGGTAGATTCTTTTTGCTGTTGAGTTTTACGGTGATTCAACAGTGTTTGATAGGCGGTTTTAATAGTTTCTATCCTTTCCTTTTCCCCCTGCTTGAGACACTCCCCCACTAGGCGAAAATAAGCTCTTTCTATTTCTGCTATTTCCGCCGATTCATCTAGTTCTAAA
The sequence above is a segment of the Cyanobacterium stanieri PCC 7202 genome. Coding sequences within it:
- a CDS encoding heat shock protein DnaJ domain protein (PFAM: DnaJ domain~InterPro IPR001623~KEGG: cyb:CYB_0361 hypothetical protein~PFAM: heat shock protein DnaJ domain protein~SPTR: Putative uncharacterized protein), which produces MDINLNECYQILELDESAEIAEIERAYFRLVGECLKQGEKERIETIKTAYQTLLNHRKTQQQKESTQEQKAYEQEITNGIARALRGMALMIRVDTTVEYLEIKIRGSKPRQKATILHLIYQYLRGADNLHHTLVRVTALKTVKTHFWQEDINLTPDKHNQVYANDYILLQEGEKTLNTYVLPIAGAIALAFSSAEVLTWFIGMWVHEFGHATVAWFSGYRAMITFGATITALEKSNFVYFGILFLLGLTFYTGWKEKKNSTMIVAVILMILQFILTWMTSYADYVTLMAFSGIGGEFYLSTLLIIAFYWRLPEKFYWDFWRFGAVAIGAITFFSSFTKWHNINVGRDSIPWGTLWGGRGDSGGDLNILNDYAGWSTNQIVGTYISLGNICLVVIISFYLFHLFKSRPELWVKIRQLFR
- a CDS encoding RNP-1 like RNA-binding protein (PFAM: RNA recognition motif. (a.k.a. RRM, RBD, or RNP domain)~InterPro IPR000504~KEGG: mar:MAE_02510 RNA-binding protein~SMART: RNP-1 like RNA-binding protein~SPTR: RNA-binding protein), with product MSVRLYVKLPKAELEKESLEKMFSEFETPFTTKLIKERKKNECRGFGFVTVPSDEAAEEFISKYNDQTLIYNGEPFKDEEGNDFTLFIEKALPRNKSDKENGEVTTGDEATAEGGKTTEKPSKRKKGKKTRKGSSKSTSRSFSAADSAQPDPRWADELSKLKEMFASQTSN
- a CDS encoding ATP-dependent Clp protease proteolytic subunit ClpP (PFAM: Clp protease~TIGRFAM: ATP-dependent Clp protease, proteolytic subunit ClpP~COGs: COG0740 Protease subunit of ATP-dependent Clp protease~InterPro IPR018215:IPR001907~KEGG: syp:SYNPCC7002_A1194 ATP-dependent Clp protease proteolytic subunit~PFAM: peptidase S14 ClpP~PRIAM: Endopeptidase Clp~SPTR: ATP-dependent Clp protease proteolytic subunit), whose amino-acid sequence is MPIGVPRVPYQMPGQPYSDWVNIYDRLYRERIIFLGRGVNDSLANQIIAVMLYLDSEDNNKPIYLYINSPGGSVTAGMAIYDTMQHIKSEVVTICVGLAASMGAFLLAAGTKGKRLALPHSRIMIHQPLGGIQGRRQATDIEIEAKEILRIKNDLNRIMAFHTGQTIEKIEKDTDRDYFMSAQEALEYGLIDKVIEERT
- a CDS encoding Endopeptidase Clp (PFAM: Clp protease~TIGRFAM: ATP-dependent Clp protease, proteolytic subunit ClpP~COGs: COG0740 Protease subunit of ATP-dependent Clp protease~InterPro IPR001907~KEGG: syp:SYNPCC7002_A1193 ATP-dependent Clp protease-like protein~PFAM: peptidase S14 ClpP~PRIAM: Endopeptidase Clp~SPTR: ATP-dependent Clp protease proteolytic subunit); translation: MNSPIQAVQAPYRGDAYYRTPPPDLPSLLLKERIVYLGLPLVSPDEYKDQIGIDVTELIIAQLLFLQFDDPDKPIYLYINSTGTSWYGGESIGFETEAFAICDTINYIKPPVHTICLGQAMGTAAMILASGTKGCRASLPNATIILHQSRQGAQGQATDIQIRAREVIVNKKAMMNILAEKTGQPVEKIEKDTDRMFYMNPQQAKEYGLIDRILESSKELPSPALTTI